A genomic stretch from Pagrus major chromosome 3, Pma_NU_1.0 includes:
- the rpa3 gene encoding replication protein A 14 kDa subunit — protein sequence MAGILDVPKPRINCSLLSQHISRPVCFVGRVEKVHPTGKTFTVSDGEGKVATVELNEPLDEELSGVVEVIGMVSNKGAIMANTYNILREDKGIPFDLELYNEALKVIHDFPQHYPFEVAKSG from the exons ATGGCAGGCATACTTGATGTCCCCAAACCGAGAATAAACTGCTCCTTGCTGTCTCAGCACATAAGCAGACCGGTCTGCTTCGTTGGACGCGTTGAGAAG GTCCACCCAACAGGAAAGACGTTCACTGTCTCGGATGGAGAAGGAAAGGTTGCAACAGTTGAACTAAACGAACCT CTTGATGAAGAGCTGAGCGGTGTTGTGGAGGTCATCGGTATGGTGTCCAACAAAGGAGCAATAATGGCCAACACATACAACATACTAAGAGAGGACAAGGGCATTCCTTTTG ATTTGGAGCTGTATAATGAAGCCCTGAAAGTCATCCATGATTTCCCCCAGCACTACCCTTTTGAAGTGGCAAAAAGTGGATGA